The Coprobacillus cateniformis DNA window CAGGTTTAGCTATGTATGTAGATTTATTCAATTTAGATATTCAAAAGATTTTATCAACAAACTTATTAATTATGGTACCGATGATTGTTGCATATTTAGCATTTATACTTTACCATGTCAAAGGAAAAAGTATTTTAAAGAAATCATGGGCTATGCCTACAGGTGATGGTGCACGTGGACAAAAAAATGTAAATCCATTGGCATTATTAAGCCCAATTGTTCCAGTTGTTTTAGTTTTTACGATGAATTTATCAATTGTTCCAGCAGTTATTATTGGAATTGCAGTTGCTTTATTATTAACATTGCCAAGAAAACCACTACAAGTTATTTCAGCTTCATTTGTTGAAGGTTTAAAAGATGTTGCAGGTGCAATGGGATTGATGATTGGAATTGGTATTTTATTAAATGCTGTTATGGCTCCACAAGTTGCAACAATTATTCAACCTGTTATTAAGATGATTATTCCAACTTCACCTATTGCTTATGTATTGATTTTTACTGTTTTAGCACCACTGGCTTTATATCGTGGACCTATGAATATGTGGGGACTCGGAAGTGGAATTGGTGCTATCTTAGTTGCATCTGGAATGAATCCAATGGCTGCAATGGTTGCATTGAGAGTTGAAGGAATGGTTCAAGGGACATGTGATCCAACAAATACACATAATGTATGGTCAGCAGACTTTACAAAGACAGAAGTTAATGATTTAACAAAAGGAACTATTTTATGGACAGTTGCAGCTGTTATTGTTTCACTAACAATTGCTAGCTTCCAGTTCTTTTAAAAAATAGGAAGGAAATAAGAAATGAGTAAAAAAGTAAGAATTGGTATAGACGTAGGTGGAACATTCACCGATGCGGTTGTTATTGACAATGATACCTATGAAATTATTGCAAAAAAGAAAATACCAACAACACATGATGCAGTTGGTGGAGTTGCCACAGGTATCGTTAATATCATCAATGAAAT harbors:
- a CDS encoding citrate transporter, which codes for MVQGILILVIFFAFAALMMTKKMQTIIALPLMGILIALVAGVPLISNNPETYTIANNVLEQGAMRLSSAIAGLVFGSFFGQVLNRVGIVKGIIKKAAELAGDKPLIIALVLYVAASVIFAGSNGLGMVILVGTIIIPIMLTAGISPFASASILLLANTTGGTLNVSGLAMYVDLFNLDIQKILSTNLLIMVPMIVAYLAFILYHVKGKSILKKSWAMPTGDGARGQKNVNPLALLSPIVPVVLVFTMNLSIVPAVIIGIAVALLLTLPRKPLQVISASFVEGLKDVAGAMGLMIGIGILLNAVMAPQVATIIQPVIKMIIPTSPIAYVLIFTVLAPLALYRGPMNMWGLGSGIGAILVASGMNPMAAMVALRVEGMVQGTCDPTNTHNVWSADFTKTEVNDLTKGTILWTVAAVIVSLTIASFQFF